The DNA window TGCTTGAACTGCCACCGTGTGAAATCAAAACAGTCTCCTTGCTTCTTGGAAAAGGAATCGACAGCGCCCGATCCACGCAGCTCCTCCGGGTCAGAACCACTCTCAGATACGCTACAACGAATTGGTATGGCTGACGAGGTACACGCGAACGGCTCGGCGAGGTCGAAGACGAACGACAGGCTCGTAATCGGTGGGCACTCCTTTTCGTCCCGCCTTATCGTCGGCACGAGCCGTTATCCCAACCCGCAGGTGATGCTTGATGCCCTGGACGCCACAGGCACCGAACTCGTCACGGTCGCCATCCGCCGTGTAAACGTCGAAAATCCGGCACCGGAAAGTCACCTCGATCTCCTCCGGAAGGGGGGGTACCAGATTCTTCCGAACACAGCCGGTTGCTACACGGCGCGCGAGGCGGTCCTGGTTGCACAACTCGCACGGGAGGCGCTCGGCACCGACCTCATCAAGCTAGAGGTCATCGGGGACGACGAGACGCTGATGCCGGACGTAGAGCAGTTGCTGGATGCTGCCAAGACACTGGTGGACGACGGCTTTACGGTGTTTGCGTACGCCAATGACGATCCCATTACCTGCCGCAAGCTGGCCGACATGGGCTGCGCCGCCGTAATGCCTCTAGGGTCTCCGATTGGCAGCGGCATGGGAATTGTCAACCCCTACAATCTTCGTATTATTCGTGAGGAGGTCGACAACACCCCCCTCATCGTGGATGCAGGCATTGGGACGGCGAGTGATGCTGTCACGGCTATGGAATTGGGCTACGACGGCATTTTGCTGAACACCGCCATTGCGGAGGCGCAACATCCCGTTGAAATGGCCCACGCGATGCGGCTTGCTGTGGAGGCGGGACGACACGCACATCGGGCGGGGCGCATCCCCCGTCGTCTCTACGCACAGGCGTCGTCTCCCACCAGTGGACAGGTGCAGGTCGACGCGTAGGATGATTGCTTGTGCACACGGCGTCGATTGGCACTGATGGGCGCGACGCCATTTTTCTCAATCCTCGACCCTGGACGGCATGGCCGAACTTCCTTATCCGCGTCTCGCGCTCATTGCAGACGGATTTACAGACGAGGCCCGGGCCGAGCGGGCCGTAACGGCGGTGCAGGCCGGTGTCCGGTGGGTGCATCTCCGCGACCACCAGGCCGGTCCGGATGCGTTCGAAACCGCGGCACGACGTATCACGGACCGACTTCGCGGCGTGGCGAGCGACGTCACAGTGACGATCAATACGCGACTTGGGGTAGCAGAGGCACTGGGCACGGGGCTTCACCTGGGCTGGCGTGGGCCGTCGGTGGCGGAGGCGCGGGAGACCCTCGGAGAGGAAGCGCTCCTCGGCTACTCGGCTCATGAGGAGATTGAGATTGAGGGGGATCGCGTGCCGGACGTAGACTATTACTTCTTTAGTCCTGTGTATGCCACCTCCAGCAAGCCGGACCAGCCCCCGACGGGGCTTTCGGCGCTCCGGTCATTTTGCCGCACTGCGGCCCCTACGTCGACTCTTGCCCTTGGGGGCATCACGCCGGAACGAGTGCAGGCATGTCGGGCGGCCGGAGCGGAAGGCGTAGCCGTACTCTCAGGCATCATGGAAGCAGAGGTGCCCGTTGCCGCGACGCGTGCCTACCTGCGGGCCCTTGGCGAGTTGGCCTGACCGCTCCGTCGGCAGAGTGCGCTCGGGGGAGAACACAAGGAAAGGAATGTATCGGAGGCAGATCGAATCCAACAGGCTTAATCCAACTCATGTCTAAACCCGTAGCCCTGACCATTGCGACCAGTGATTCGGGCGGTGGCGCCGGCATCCAGGCCGATATCAAGGCAATGGAGGCCAATGGGGTCTTTGCCGCATCGGTGCTGGCTGCCGTGACTGCTCAGAATACCGAAACTGTTGCGGAGGCCCATGAACTGCCGTCGTCGCTCGTGTCAACCCAGATCGACGTGGTCGCAGAAGACCTGGATGTGCAGGCGGTAAAGACAGGAATGCTGTTTACGGCCGACATCATTGAGACCGTTGCTGAACGCATCGAGGCGCACGACCTGCAGCCGCTCGTCGTCGATCCGGTGATGATATCGAAGTCCGGATTCAAGCTGCTGAAAGACGACGCCATTGCTCCGATGCTTGAGGTGCTGATGCCGCGGGCGGCGGTCGTAACGCCGAATGCGCATGAGGCCGCACACCTCACCAGCATTGAGATTGAGACCGTCGAGGATCTTCGGCGTGCGGGGGAGGCGCTGTACGAGAAGGGACCGGAGGCCGTGCTCGTGAAAGGAGGACACCTGTCCGATGAAGACGAAGCCGTTGACGTGCTGGTGGACAGCACGGGGGTACAGAAATTCACCGCTCCCCGAATTGATACCAAGCACACGCACGGCACGGGTTGCACCTATGCGTCGGCGATTGCGGCCCACCTAGCGAAGGGATATGAGCTTCACCAGGCCGTCGGTCGTGCCAAGCGGTACATAACGGGCGCCATTCGGCATGCGCTTCCGCTGGGGAAGGGGCGGGGACCAACGAATCATTTCTTTCACCTCGACGGGGAGGCGGCCGTTCAGGCGGTTCAGGTCGATTCCGCGCAAGGATAGAAACGTTATTCGTTTCCTTCGTTCGCATCTTCTGCGGAAGGCTCCTCGATTGTAGCGGTGTCCGGCACGGCAGCCGCATCTGATGACGACTCCTCCGATTGCGACTGCTGTACGGAGTGGAGCAGGTCAATGCGGGCCTGATACTGCTCCACGAGAAGCGACGGAGGGCGCGTGTCTTCCTGTATGGTGACGACCTCATTGCACACCATCTCGATGGCGCGCCTGGCCACCGTAGAAGGGGACAGCCCAATCTGCTGAGCCACGGCGCGAAGGCGCTCGGCCCGTTCGTGCGGCATGGACAGACGGAGCGACACATGGTTGTCATCGTCCGACGGCGTCGTTCCCTGGCCCTCGGACGGCGGATTGTACAGCGTGGCCGGGTCGGATGGACGGTCGGAGGAAGAATCGCTCACGGAATGAAGAAGATGTTGGACGAGTCGGTGCGGGAGATCAATACGCAGATAATATGCCAATTGAAGAAAACCCAGTATGGTGCCTCGGGTTCGTAATAAACGTGAAGTATTTGTAGACAGGTCGGCGATACCGGCTTCAGCATTCACGCACACTGGGGGAGTGGGCCTATTTTGCGGAATGTTCGTTGAGCATCGGGGGATGTTGAGAATCTCCCGTCCCTCCGCTACGTAACTACTTTTTCCGTAATCCCCCGGTCCCAAGTTTGGCCGGCTCGGCTTTTGGGGCCGTTCCGGCGGAGCATGGACGGTCCGGAACTTTGGGGACTTCACGTAATACAGCCGAGTCGGATCGTGCGGGCGCTGTGCGATCACGACGGGCGCGACACATTTTAGTTATCCACACGGGCGTAGCTCAATTTGGCAGAGCAGCGGACTCCAAATCCGCCGGTTGGGGGTTCGAGTCCTCCCGTCCGTGCAACCCCATTGCGGATGCGGCGTGAAGTGGGCGCCGGCTATAGCACCGGATCCCTGGTGTTCTTCGGTGTGGGAGTATGTAGATCGCCGCTAGGTTCCTTCATTGACTGCCCTCTGGCACTATGTGGATTTGGGAGTACCTCCAGAACGTGGCTTCGGAGATGGAGAAGGTAAACTGGCCAAGCCGCGATGAGCTCATCAGCAGCACCCTCATCACGATTGTTGCGACCTTTTTGGTCTCGGGGTTTATTTTCCTGACGGATCAGGCGATTAGCACCGTCCTCGAATTCATCTACCAGCAGTAGGGTGTCGAGCAAGAGGTCGCGGCACGTCTGACGCCATCAATCGCACAGATCGATCCCATTCGTCATGGCTGAGGAAAACGACGACACATGGTACGTTCTTCGGACCTTCTCGAACCACGAGAAGAAAGTGCGTCGGTACCTCGAAAGCGAAATTGAGCGGATGGGGTTGGAGGATCAGGTGAACGAAATCCTGATCCCGACCGAGACGGTGTTTGAGATGAAGGGGGGCGAGAAGAAAACCAAGGAAAAGACCTTCTTCCCGGGGTACATCCTGCTGAACTGCACGTTGACCCATAACCTCAAGGAGATGGCAGAAGACCTGCCGTCGGTGATTGGGTTTCTGACGACAGGAACTGGAGACGACCCGACGCCGCTTCGAAAAGAGGAGGTCGAGCGCATTCTCGGGAAGATGGATCGGGCCGAGGAGCGAGGGGAGAAGCCCGAAATTCCCTTTAAGGCCGGCGATCCAGTGAAGGTGGTTGACGGGCCCTTCGATAGCTTCAATGGGTTCGTCGAGGAGGTCTATCCGGAAAAAATGAAAGTGAAGGTGATGGTGTCCATCTTTGGGCGGAAGACGCCTGTGGAGCTCGATTACCTTCAGGTTGAGCACGAAGAGTAAGGTGGCGGTCTCCACTGGAGACGGCTATTTTCGCAAACTGTTGAATAAACCGGCGGAAGTTGCCCGACGACGGTCGGGGGACGCTCGCACCGCCCACTGAGCACATGGCTGCACCTGTAGAATCGCAAATCAAGCTGCAAATTAAAGGCGGACAGGCCAACCCGGCGCCGCCCATTGGGCCCGCGCTGGGGCAGCATGGCGTGAACATCATGGAATTCTGCAAGGCGTTTAACGCCGAAACGGAAGACCGGATGGGCACCCTGCTGCCGGTAGAGATTACGGTCTACGCCGATCGCTCCTTTGACTTTAAAGTCAAGAGCCCACCGGCCTCCATTCTTCTCAAACAACGGGCCGGTATCGAGACGGCTGCGGGCGATCCGCTCCGCGAGCATGCCGGCACCGTGTCCTGGCAGGACTGCATTGAGATTGCCGAGCGGAAGATGGCAGACCTGAACGCCCACACGGCTGAGCAGGGCGCCCGCATGATTGCCGGCACAGCCCGCTCGATGGGCATTGAGGTTGAAGGGAAGCCGGAGTAACGTCGCTCGGACGCCTTGCTTTCGCAAACGATGATCTTTTCACGCGGGAGTTTGGTCCGTTCGGAGCGATCCGGTCGCGGGCGAACGTCTGAACCGCACAACCGCACCCAATTATGGCAAACGCAGAAGGAAAACGGTATCGAACCGCGAAGGAAGTTGTCGATGAACAGGAAGAGCCCGTTAGCCTCATGCAGGCGACGGAGCTCACCCTGCAAACGGCGACCGCCAATTTTGACGAATCGGTGGACATGGACCTCCGGCTCGGGGTCGATCCCCGCCACGCCGACCAAATGGTTCGGGGCTCCATTACGCTTCCGCACGGTACTGGGCGGGACGTGACGGTGCTTGTCTTGGCCAGCGAAGGAAAGCAGGAGGAAGCAGAAGAGGCCGGCGCCGACTACGTAGGGCTCGATGAGCACATCGAGCGCATCCAGGAGGAGAACTGGTTGGATTTCGATGTCGTCATCGCGACGCCGGACGTCATGGGACAGGTGGGCCAACTCGGCCGCATTCTTGGTCCTCGCGGCCTGATGCCGAACCCGAAGAGTGGAACCGTGACCATGGATCTCGCCAAGACGATTGACGAGGTCAAGTCCGGGAAAATTGAGTTTCGAGTCGATCAGAGCGGAAACCTTCATACTCCGATCGGCAAGGCCTCGTTCTCGGCTCAGGAGCTTTACGAGAACGCGAAGGCCTTCCTCACGGAAGTGGTGCGGCTTCGACCGCCGTCCTCGAAGGGCCTCTACCTGCGCTCCGTGACGATGTCCGCCACGATGGGGCCTCCCATTCGGGTGGATCGCAGCTCCGTGCTGACGGAAGCCCGGTAGCGTGCTGCCGCTCCTTCGCGATTCCCTGAACCGATTCTACAGATGACACCATGTCGAAGACGCGAGCCGAGAAAGCTGAAATCATTGACGACATCGGGCAGAAGCTCGATGAGTATCCCATCATCTACCTGACGAACTTTGCCGGACTCACGGTGGCCCAGTCGAATGACCTGCGGGGCCGCTTCCGCGAGGCCGGCGTGGATTATCAGGTTACAAAGAACACCCTGGCGCAGATTGCCCTCGATCGCCAAGAGGGCATGGATGCCCTCGAAGAGTTCTTTCATGGGCCCACCGCGGTGGCGTATAGCGAAGATCCGGCCAAGCCGGCCCGCGTGATTCAGGACTTCCTGGAAGAAGAGGACATGGAACGTCCTGAGTTGAAGGTGGCCTGGATTGAAGGGGAGCTGTACGAGGGACCGGAGGCGCTCGATACGCTGGCCGACCTTAAGTCCCGCGAGGAGCTTATCGGCGAGATTGTGGGGCTACTGCTGTCGCCGGCCCAGAACATTGCGGGCGGCCTTACCAGCTCCGGGCAGAATCTTGCTGGCATTCTCAAGTCGCTTTCCGAGCGCGAGGAAGAAGAGTAGTATCGCCGCTGGCCGGTCCGTCGACCTGGCCCGGTACCAGCATCGAACACCGACACTCATTCACCCTTAATGTGCGGCGCAGTCCCGAAGAGTGTCGGGACCGAGACCGCCGCAGGCACATAGACCGACTACAATCTCATGGCTGACATCGAAGAACTTGCTGAACAGCTCGTTGGACTCACCATCAAGGAAGCCAACGAGTTGGCGAATCATCTCGAAGAAGAATACGACATCAAGCCGGCCTCGGCCGGGGTCGCCGTAGCAGCCGGCGACGGGGGCGGCGGCGAAGGCGGCGGCGAAGAGGAAGAGCAGACCGCCTTCGACGTGGTGCTCACCGGCATTGGCGGCAACAAGATTCAGGTCATTAAGGAGGTCCGCTCGATTACCGGACTCGGCCTGAAGGAAGCCAAGTCCCTGGTCGACGAGGCCCCGAACCCTGTGAAAGAAGGCCTTGCGAAAGACGAGGCCGAAGAGCTCAAGGCCCAGCTCGAAGAGGCCGGAGCAGAAATTGAGCTTCAGTAGTCGGAGCGGGCCTGACGAAGACGGTCGGGCTCCCATCCGATACATTCCTCAGCGCCGACAGGCCGACTCTCGATCAGGGGGTTGGCCTTCGGCGTCTACACAGAGGAATACAGATTTTAGAGGCTTTCACTGAAACAACCATGGACCGGGGGCGTTGACTTTCCCTGCCTTTGGGCTATCGTACCGGTTCGTGCCTTCGCTCTAGTCCGCGGCATCCGTTCAGCTCAGAGAACACTTCTGGCTGCATCGAGCTGTCCCAACGTCCTGAATGGCAGCTGCTCAATGTGCCCTTTCAGCGTTTTCGGCTCATGCCGATCCACACCCAGGCATCTGGGCAGGTTCTGCTCGAGGGGCGAGCAGTGTCCGGGACGACCCGGATGTACGTGTTGGCTTCGGGGGGGATCGGGGGCGCGGGCATCCCCGGCGGGTCATCACGATGGTGGGGGAGGATTGGGACTCGTCTCCCTTCGAAGATGGGTGGAGACAAGCATGATGGCGGGCGCCCCGCCAATCTGGTTGAAATAAATCCATCCG is part of the Salinibacter sp. 10B genome and encodes:
- the rplA gene encoding 50S ribosomal protein L1, which codes for MANAEGKRYRTAKEVVDEQEEPVSLMQATELTLQTATANFDESVDMDLRLGVDPRHADQMVRGSITLPHGTGRDVTVLVLASEGKQEEAEEAGADYVGLDEHIERIQEENWLDFDVVIATPDVMGQVGQLGRILGPRGLMPNPKSGTVTMDLAKTIDEVKSGKIEFRVDQSGNLHTPIGKASFSAQELYENAKAFLTEVVRLRPPSSKGLYLRSVTMSATMGPPIRVDRSSVLTEAR
- the rplL gene encoding 50S ribosomal protein L7/L12; this translates as MADIEELAEQLVGLTIKEANELANHLEEEYDIKPASAGVAVAAGDGGGGEGGGEEEEQTAFDVVLTGIGGNKIQVIKEVRSITGLGLKEAKSLVDEAPNPVKEGLAKDEAEELKAQLEEAGAEIELQ
- a CDS encoding thiamine phosphate synthase; this encodes MAELPYPRLALIADGFTDEARAERAVTAVQAGVRWVHLRDHQAGPDAFETAARRITDRLRGVASDVTVTINTRLGVAEALGTGLHLGWRGPSVAEARETLGEEALLGYSAHEEIEIEGDRVPDVDYYFFSPVYATSSKPDQPPTGLSALRSFCRTAAPTSTLALGGITPERVQACRAAGAEGVAVLSGIMEAEVPVAATRAYLRALGELA
- the thiD gene encoding bifunctional hydroxymethylpyrimidine kinase/phosphomethylpyrimidine kinase; amino-acid sequence: MSKPVALTIATSDSGGGAGIQADIKAMEANGVFAASVLAAVTAQNTETVAEAHELPSSLVSTQIDVVAEDLDVQAVKTGMLFTADIIETVAERIEAHDLQPLVVDPVMISKSGFKLLKDDAIAPMLEVLMPRAAVVTPNAHEAAHLTSIEIETVEDLRRAGEALYEKGPEAVLVKGGHLSDEDEAVDVLVDSTGVQKFTAPRIDTKHTHGTGCTYASAIAAHLAKGYELHQAVGRAKRYITGAIRHALPLGKGRGPTNHFFHLDGEAAVQAVQVDSAQG
- the rplJ gene encoding 50S ribosomal protein L10, with the protein product MSKTRAEKAEIIDDIGQKLDEYPIIYLTNFAGLTVAQSNDLRGRFREAGVDYQVTKNTLAQIALDRQEGMDALEEFFHGPTAVAYSEDPAKPARVIQDFLEEEDMERPELKVAWIEGELYEGPEALDTLADLKSREELIGEIVGLLLSPAQNIAGGLTSSGQNLAGILKSLSEREEEE
- the rplK gene encoding 50S ribosomal protein L11, which translates into the protein MAAPVESQIKLQIKGGQANPAPPIGPALGQHGVNIMEFCKAFNAETEDRMGTLLPVEITVYADRSFDFKVKSPPASILLKQRAGIETAAGDPLREHAGTVSWQDCIEIAERKMADLNAHTAEQGARMIAGTARSMGIEVEGKPE
- the nusG gene encoding transcription termination/antitermination protein NusG, which translates into the protein MAEENDDTWYVLRTFSNHEKKVRRYLESEIERMGLEDQVNEILIPTETVFEMKGGEKKTKEKTFFPGYILLNCTLTHNLKEMAEDLPSVIGFLTTGTGDDPTPLRKEEVERILGKMDRAEERGEKPEIPFKAGDPVKVVDGPFDSFNGFVEEVYPEKMKVKVMVSIFGRKTPVELDYLQVEHEE
- a CDS encoding thiazole synthase, encoding MADEVHANGSARSKTNDRLVIGGHSFSSRLIVGTSRYPNPQVMLDALDATGTELVTVAIRRVNVENPAPESHLDLLRKGGYQILPNTAGCYTAREAVLVAQLAREALGTDLIKLEVIGDDETLMPDVEQLLDAAKTLVDDGFTVFAYANDDPITCRKLADMGCAAVMPLGSPIGSGMGIVNPYNLRIIREEVDNTPLIVDAGIGTASDAVTAMELGYDGILLNTAIAEAQHPVEMAHAMRLAVEAGRHAHRAGRIPRRLYAQASSPTSGQVQVDA
- the secE gene encoding preprotein translocase subunit SecE; this encodes MWIWEYLQNVASEMEKVNWPSRDELISSTLITIVATFLVSGFIFLTDQAISTVLEFIYQQ